TTCTGTTTGGTTTCATCGGACTAGGTGCTGCTTTACATCATGTTCCACCTCGCCCGATAAAAAAGTTCGAGCTCAATCTGACATGGGACACTAAGGCGCCCGATGGAGTTGACCGTCAACAAGCCTTGATCAATGGCCAATTTCCTGGGCCTCCTCTCGTCTTTGATGAGGgcgacaaggtggaggtgACAGTGAATAATTTTCTGCCATTTAACACCACGATACATTGGCATGGCATTGAGTGAGTCTACTCCAATAATTACTTAGCTTATCACTAAGGCAAAAATAGGCAAAGAGGAACATCATGGTCAGATGGTGTGCCTGGAGTCTCGCAGAGACCTATTGCCCCTGGCGGACGATTCGTTTCCGAATTCACTGCTTCTCAATACGGAACATACTGGTAAGTGAGGTTTCTGTAGTGACGAGTCTTATTTTACGAACATTTTGAAGGTATCATTCGCATTGCGCAGGACAAATAATGGATGGCCTGTATGGACCGATCTACATCAGGTTTGTTCAAATCTATCCCAATCGAAAACCTATCTATTCAAGCCGGCGACTGAGTATTCATGACCCAGACCGCGAGATATTACTCCCAATCTGGCTGCTATGATATCAAATGACTCACAGGCACATTCTCAGATCAACAACGCAATTCGAGATCCCAAATTACTGATGATTTCCGATTGGTTTCACAACACATCAGAAGAGCTCCGGAATATTGCAGTTGCTGCAGATCTGGATACTATGTAAGTTTCAGAGAGGTATTGGGGGGAAATGAGCTTATAGCTTATACCAATTCTAGATGTACGGATTCCATCCTGATCAATGGCAAAGGCCGCGTGCGCTGCGTCGATCCTGCGTATTTGACCACTCTGACTCCTGCCGCACTGATCCCCCTGCTCCAGGGCATGAACTATACAGCAAAAGGGTATGTGGTAGCTCTCAAAATGGTGATCCCAAAGCTGACAATTTGTTCAATTTAAGATGTCTTCCAGTTCGAAATACCTTTGCTCAAACAACATTTTCTCAGCATAACTACAGCGCAATCCCACCATCACTGTTTGACCAATGCAATGCCACAAATTCAATGGAAGAAGTGATCAAGGTCGATTCTCAGAAGGGTTGGGTAAGCCTTAATCTCATCGGTTCAGCATCGATCTCTGTTCCAACGGGTATGTTTGTTGTTATATCTTAGTAAACTCCAAGAGGAGCAAGCTAACATCGCCTGCTGAGTGTAGTCTCAATCAATAATCATTCTCTTTGGGTATATGAAGTTGATGGTCGATACATCGTGCCCACAAAAGTTAATGTGTGATGCTACCCATCTCACTTCATCCTCTGCAAAGTTAAAAACATCGTACTGACCAAGGACCCACTTCAAGGCATTGTCACTCAACAGCGGTGCTCGCTATTCGGTTCTAGTCCAATTGAATAACACTCCAGGTAACTACTTGATCACAGCAGCCAATGCCGGACTCAATCAAAAGGTTTCCGGGTACGGCACTTTCTCCTATCTCAACGGTGACCCTTCCATCGTGGGGAAGCCCTCGATCAACTACGGTGGAAATAGCATGCGTACCGATGTGGTTATTCTGGATGAAAACAAGATTAAGCCCCTTATCCCAAGTCGACCTAGTGAACAAGCGGACCAAACATATCTTCTCACCATTGGCCGTATTGAAAAAGCCTGGGAATGGTCTCTCGATGGAGACCATTCGTACGGTCTGTCTCTGGAATCAGAGAAACCAGCGTTATGGAATCCCCAGTCCTACAAAGATAGTGACCTTGTTATCGCAACGAAAAACGGTACCTGGGTGGATGTTGTCTTTGGGGTGTCGGGCAAAGAATCGACTATTCAACCTGGTCATCCAATTCACAAGCACTCAAACCTAGTTTATCTTCTCGTGAGTGACTTTGAATGCACCCAATCAGTGCATATTTTATTGTGTTGATCCTGATTTGTGTGTTCAAGGGCGTCGGCACGGGCGAGTTCAACTGGACGTCCGTCGCAGAGGCTCAACAGGAAATCCCCGAGAAGTTTAATCTGGTCGATCCCCCTATGAGAGGTAGGATATATACATCTTTCCTTGTGGTTGTTCTATTGCTGGGAACTAATAGACGAGATAGATACTTTCACAACGCTTCCTGCCTTGCAGGGCCCAAGCTGGTTGGCAGTTCGTTATCACGGTATATTTTGCACtcgcttttcttcctctcttctctcctttcCTTTTTTCGAAAACCAAGAAGTTAAATAAGTTAATATGGGTGATTTAACAGTGCAAAATCCCGGGGTAAGGCATCATTCCATGTAAGATTTCTCAGAGTCACCGCTAACCAGACAGGCCTTCTTCCTCCACTGCCATATCGACCCACACCTCACTGGAGGAATGGCGTAAGTTACCCGCACATTGGTGTTATTATACAATATACATTAACTAAGCTTCCAGACTCGCTATCTTGGATGGAATAGATGCATGGCCCAGAATTCCTAAACAGTATGGTCCGGAGGGTCATTGGGGGAAAGCCGGCCAGATACAAGGTCGTGATGGATTTAAAGGGTGAATACTTTTGAACGCGGTTTCCGATTTTCACTTCATAAGAGAAATCGCATTTCCCTGTGCGTATCAATGGATGGGCGGGCATCTGGCCAAGCGGTTGTCATTGGCGACATTTGGCGCATTGCCCCTTGGATCTCTGTCCATCCTCAGTGTGAGTGCCATTTGATCTCCAGATCGCCTACGGGCGATGActttttggctttttttttctagttTGATACTTCTCTATGACACTGGTTTGAAAGTATGTACACACAAGAATAGTCGGCCGCGTTAGCGGCCTTGGGACGTCCTTTTGGGAGACTTTTAGGATGTCTTTTTTAAGAGATTTGCCTGCCTTCTCGATTTCATATATGAAAAGGACTTTTCTTTGTATTACCTTAGGACATGAGCCAAAGACCAACACTAACTAGTTTTGAACCGCCTTGTTAAGTCTAGCTTGTCCTTCCATGCCTGCCTTCATGATCATACCGAAGATCTCAAGATCCTTCTTAGCATCCTCCGAAGTGGTTTTAGCCGGCTTACCGTCAACAACAAATGTATAAAGCTCCTTCATTTCCAAAGTATAAGCATCTTCATACGTCTTCCGAACCATAGACTCCCGGAATGAGCCATCTTCCAATTTCTCACGAATGTGCATAGTGGTAGGCAATCCCTTAACGTAAGGCGAATCAAAGCAGATCTTGACAGTTTTGTTCCCACCAAAGACCTCAATTGACGCGTCGAAACGGGGGACATAATCAATTCCAGACTCATAAGACACAGTAAAGGAGGGATATTGGAAAAGGGCACTGgagaaataaaaaaaaaaaaggcaacaTCAACATATCGCCCGGGACAATAGATCCAAAGTCACAACTTACCTCCAGAACGGCGGACCCCTCGCAGAGCACAAAGAAGCACCAAGCACGGCCGTCGGCATGCCAAGAGCCTCTCTCATAGCACTAAGATCATGCGAACCAAGACTTCCCAAGTTCCTCCACTGAGCAGCAGTATCAGCCGTAACCGGAATCCCCAATTCCGCCGTCAAAGCCTGCTCAAGGAACTCGTTTGTCCGTCTCGACAATTCCTTCACATCCTCTTCTCTATAATCCGAGAAAACCTTGGGAAACGTCCCAGACTGACCAACAAAATCCGAATTCGGGCCGACGATATCTCGCACGCGCGCATAGCACACTTGATCAAAGCTTCCTATTTCCTTGACGGCGTCGATGAACCCACTCGCATATCGCCGCATATATCCCACCATGACCTTTCCGGAAGATTGCTTCTCTAACTCAATGAGCTGGTCCGCATCTTGCAGGGACAGAGCCATGGGTTTCTCGATGAAGACGACTTTGTCGTGTCTCAGGCCCAGGACGGCGTGCGGAACGTGGAAGGCGTCGCTGTTGGCTATCATCACGATGTCTACGTCCGGCGAGGCGCAGAGATCCTCTGCCTTGCGGGTGGTCTTCGGAGTCCCTCCGATGACCTTCTTGGCACAGTGCTCGACTGCATTGTCGGAGACATCACACAGGTAGGTGACTTGGAAGTAGTCCGAGAGGTACCCGAAAGTCGGGATGTGGGCAACTTGGGTGATTTCGCCACAGCTGGGGGGAACGTTAATATCTATGTATAGCTCTTGGATAACGGAATTCTTACCCAATTATTCCCACGCGAAGAATTCTGTTGCTGGTGCTCATCTTGAATGTGGGAGGTGATTCTCTAGCTTCTCCAATGACGTAATGGTTAGAGAACCTTGAGGTTCCAGGTTGAAAGCTGATTCTGATAAAGTCTCGTTCGAAACAATCTCCACAGTCCGTAAATTTACTGGGTCGTCGGATATTCTGAAGGAAGATGCTGGGTAGATTGGATTGAAAGAGCGCTGATCTGATGCCCCGCGAGGTGGAACAGCTCTGGAGCCCCGCAGGACTTCGGTCTCGGACGCTTGCACTGGCACGT
The nucleotide sequence above comes from Penicillium digitatum chromosome 1, complete sequence. Encoded proteins:
- a CDS encoding Multicopper oxidase, type 2, with amino-acid sequence MKPSLLFGFIGLGAALHHVPPRPIKKFELNLTWDTKAPDGVDRQQALINGQFPGPPLVFDEGDKVEVTVNNFLPFNTTIHWHGIEQRGTSWSDGVPGVSQRPIAPGGRFVSEFTASQYGTYWYHSHCAGQIMDGLYGPIYIRPRDITPNLAAMISNDSQAHSQINNAIRDPKLLMISDWFHNTSEELRNIAVAADLDTICTDSILINGKGRVRCVDPAYLTTLTPAALIPLLQGMNYTAKGCLPVRNTFAQTTFSQHNYSAIPPSLFDQCNATNSMEEVIKVDSQKGWVSLNLIGSASISVPTVSINNHSLWVYEVDGRYIVPTKVNALSLNSGARYSVLVQLNNTPGNYLITAANAGLNQKVSGYGTFSYLNGDPSIVGKPSINYGGNSMRTDVVILDENKIKPLIPSRPSEQADQTYLLTIGRIEKAWEWSLDGDHSYGLSLESEKPALWNPQSYKDSDLVIATKNGTWVDVVFGVSGKESTIQPGHPIHKHSNLVYLLGVGTGEFNWTSVAEAQQEIPEKFNLVDPPMRDTFTTLPALQGPSWLAVRYHVQNPGAFFLHCHIDPHLTGGMALAILDGIDAWPRIPKQYGPEGHWGKAGQIQGRDGFKG
- a CDS encoding Oxidoreductase, N-terminal — translated: MSTSNRILRVGIIGCGEITQVAHIPTFGYLSDYFQVTYLCDVSDNAVEHCAKKVIGGTPKTTRKAEDLCASPDVDIVMIANSDAFHVPHAVLGLRHDKVVFIEKPMALSLQDADQLIELEKQSSGKVMVGYMRRYASGFIDAVKEIGSFDQVCYARVRDIVGPNSDFVGQSGTFPKVFSDYREEDVKELSRRTNEFLEQALTAELGIPVTADTAAQWRNLGSLGSHDLSAMREALGMPTAVLGASLCSARGPPFWSALFQYPSFTVSYESGIDYVPRFDASIEVFGGNKTVKICFDSPYVKGLPTTMHIREKLEDGSFRESMVRKTYEDAYTLEMKELYTFVVDGKPAKTTSEDAKKDLEIFGMIMKAGMEGQARLNKAVQN